AGATAAAAGGAAGGGGTACCGAATAAGTACGCTAGTCTTTATTTCCCTATCTCCATTTCCCATCGTCCAAACATAGGAGAACATCAATCCCACCTTTCATTTTCAATATCCCGACCCTCATTTCCCATTTGCCAAACACCACGAAAAAGGCTACTCTCGTGTTCCCGTGAATTTTAGTTTTTATAAGAACACATGTGATATTCTGGCCCAATGGAGAGTTATGTCCTGACCTAAGGCTTAACAAAATTAATAAACTACTCATACCAACCATGTGATCTTCTTTTTCAAAAACTTGTCTTGAAAGAAACTCTAGATTAAACGTGCTTGGACCAGAGCAATATTGAGATGTGTGACCGACCGAAAAGTTTTCTAAAATGCATATGAGTGAGAATAAAGTGTGTATAAAAGATTTATATTGGTCTCTGAGGATGCTCTATAATCATAGAGGACTGACATGAGTAAGTACTGCGGGTCCAGGACTCCTGTGAATTTTAGTTTTTATGAGAACATATTTTGCCAGGAACATGAGCATGTTTCCATACAAATACAGTGTTTCGAGAAAAAATGTTTCCGTACTAATACCGACACAAATGGCCCAATATGTTTTTAAGAGAACATATTTTGCGAGGAACAGTAGGTTTTCAAAAAGATCAATATAAATGGGGCCCAACAAAGGCCCAATTAAGCAGCTCGAACCTCCTCCCACCCGTCCGCCAGATCAGCATTCAAACTAGGGTTTACTCCTGCCGCTCCGAGAAAGCAAACAAGCGTCAGCTCCGCCGGCTTCCTCCGCGCTTtctccccgccgccgccgccgccgctccttcCCTACGCCAGGCACGCCAAGATGAAGCTCGTCAGGTAACGCCCCCCCGTATTCGTTCGCCCATTGTTAGGGTTGGCTTCCCTTTACCGTTCCTCGCCGCTCCGTTTGCTACGAACTTCGCCTATTTTGGTGCTCATTTCGGTGCGCTTCGCCGCAGGTTCCTTATGAAGCTGAACAATGAGACGGTCACCATCGAGCTCAAGAACGGCACGGTTGTACACGGCACCATCACCGGTACGCTTCGACTCTAACCTCTAGCGGGGCCGCGGGAAAACCTTTAAATTTTCTGCGATCTGAAGAGGCTTCAAATTTTAAGGTGTTTTGTACGATGCGTGTATGCTTACTTCCTTAGGATGTGTTCAGCTCGATCTAGTAGGTATCGTGATTTGCTTGTGAGCCGTGTTGTTTGTCACTGCTGTCTGACTTTAGTTCTAGAGACACTGAGACAGTAGAGTTGAGCATGCCTTTTGTGCCACAAGTCCTTTTAAATAAAACCATATGTTTAATATGTCAATTGGTTAGCCCTAAATTTCTTGTATAATTCATTCAATCAAGGGGCATTCCTGTCGAGTGATGACTAGTAGGTAGGGATAGTTGAATATGTCAATTGGTTGCCTCAAGTTTTAGGTCCATTAGTGGTAGGGATTCGTCAAGTGATCAGATGTCTGTTAAACAACAGGAATTCAAGTGCATAGTtgattttgcaatagttttagcttCTCATGGGCTTGTGTGGTTTCCTTGAGGGCTTCAATACATGTGAACTGTGAAACTTAGATGATGTCATACATTGTCATATACTGAAATGCATAGAGAGTATTGATTTTTCTTCCTAATAAGAGGGGTTTCTTGGGAATCTGGATTGGAATGCTAGTTTACAACTTTCTAGATTTTTCCCATGTTAATGTTTTGGGTGGATAAGGTTGCCTGTAAACTACATTTTGATGTTGAGAGCATGCAAAAGTTCATTTTTCACAAGACAGGGGAATATACATCGTGAAAGGCTTATTTTGAACTTTCCTCTTTTTTCCCCCTCTCTGCTACAATTCAGGAAATCACTGTATGATTGCAGCTCTGGCACTTGAACGGTGTACTCTCACAGTATTATGATCCGCACATATTTTGCTAATACCGATGAGGTTAATCTAGGATCATGGTTTTGTTTTTACACAATAATATCCCCTGACCCATGCATCTTTTTTTTTTTGGGTAGGTGTTGACATAAGCATGAACACTCATCTGAAGACAGTGAAGCTTACACTGAAAGGGAAGAACCCTGTAACACTTGACCACCTCAGCGTGCGAGGAAACAACATCCGCTACTACATCCTTCCCGACAGCTTAAACCTGGAAACCTTGCTGGTAGAGGAAACCCCTAGGGTGAAGCCTAAGAAGCCAACTACAGGTTTGGTTTCGCCTGCCTTTGTTCTGATCGAGTCTAATTGTTGCTAATGATACCGACTCACTGGCCAACGTCTGTTCTGTGCAGGAAAGCCTTTGGGGCGTGGTCGCGGCCGAGGTCGTGGACGTGGTCGGGGCCGGGGGCCACGCTGAGCTTTATCGTTCCCCTGCTGTCGGCTCCCTTGCAAGACAAGTTTCCTCTACAATGTAAAACATCTTTCCTCTGCACGCTGTGTGAAAGAATGTTGCATCGTTACCCTTCTGATGAAGGTGGACGAAATATCTCAATGTCAGTAGTTCTTGCTGTGAAATCACGCTGTCTACCTGGCCCCCCTACTCATGCCTATCTTAGGTTTACACTCTAGTTAATTTGTAATGTTTTTTTTCTCCCCCGTGGAATACATGTAAGCTGCCGCAGAGCTTTGGATGTCTAGGGTTGTATACTTGTGTTTGCCACATGGGGGGGACTGGGGATTATTGATCTGGAGCTATGCCTGTGGCTGGCTCTGTTAGATCTTGACCTCTGCTTGAAACTAAATTACCATTGTGCTGCTCGGGGGATCGCAGATACTGGTTTTGCTAAAGCAGTTGGCATCTACAGGTCTCTCTCAGACGATGCCCGTGGCCTTTATCGACTTTTCTGCTGTATTGGTAAAGGATTGCTAGCTATTGGTTCTTTTTGTCTCAGTATGTTCCGATTTGGCACCAAAATGAGCCATTAGTTTCCTTAAGTAGAGTTGGTTAAGTTAGAGAAGATTAGCTTATGAACAGAGAGATGAAGATATTAGTGCTGTGTGACTGGACATAATAAACAGTTACCCTCTTGTTCCCTGCCGTGTGTATGATTTGCCCGGCGATCTATCAATACTGTGGTCGACTGGTGAGTAGCACAGGACACTCCCTCACGAGGCAGCAGCGCACACGGACTTCAAGCGTCTCGTCCAACTTGCGAGTCGCTGTACCAGTATCGTGCATAGGGCAGTAGGCGTGGGCGGTAGGCAATAGGCATGGGCGGCTGTGGTTGTGTCCTGTGCTTGTATAGAGTAGCTATCACCGGATAAACATGTCCCGCGTGCCCTGGGTTTACGCTCGTCCCTCCATCAGTCGCCTGTGCCTTCTCCCGGCCACACTATTATACAGCTTTACACGCCGATGATTCGTACGGCGGGAGAAAAAGATAGCCATGTGTTCGTGGCATTAGTCCACGCAGTCCGCGGCGATCAGATTCTTGGCATGGCACAAAGGCAAAAGGCACATCATCATCACTAACAGCCTGACACACACACAGCACAGCACAGCTCTGCCCGATACCGTCGCCATACCGCCGAAGGGACAGGGGCGACCGGGCGAGCGACAGGCACTCGCCTAGCATATTTCCCTCCTCCGATAAGAACCCCCTCCTCCCGGTcccggagagggagagggagagggagagaggcggCAACCAGGGCCGGGGGAGAGAGCCATGTGCAAGCTCAGA
This portion of the Zea mays cultivar B73 chromosome 2, Zm-B73-REFERENCE-NAM-5.0, whole genome shotgun sequence genome encodes:
- the LOC100281963 gene encoding small nuclear ribonucleoprotein Sm D1; translated protein: MKLVRFLMKLNNETVTIELKNGTVVHGTITGVDISMNTHLKTVKLTLKGKNPVTLDHLSVRGNNIRYYILPDSLNLETLLVEETPRVKPKKPTTGKPLGRGRGRGRGRGRGRGPR